In Malus sylvestris chromosome 15, drMalSylv7.2, whole genome shotgun sequence, a single genomic region encodes these proteins:
- the LOC126605348 gene encoding copper transporter 5.1-like — MMHMTFYWSRQVTLLFDSWKTNTWTSYSLTLLACLIVPAFYQYLENLRVRIKRAASSSSPKSESDSPIRTPLLAAKLGGAGGRFSAWRLAESMLFGVNSAIGYMIMLAIMSFNGGVFVAIVVGLAIGYLAFRSGDDDVVGAVVETDNPCACA; from the coding sequence ATGATGCACATGACCTTCTACTGGAGCCGGCAGGTCACGCTCCTCTTTGACTCGTGGAAAACCAACACGTGGACGAGCTACTCCCTCACGCTGCTCGCCTGCCTCATCGTCCCGGCCTTCTACCAGTACCTCGAGAACCTGCGGGTGCGGATCAAGCGCGCAGCCTCCTCGTCTTCCCCGAAATCGGAGTCCGACTCGCCGATCCGGACCCCGCTGCTCGCCGCCAAGCTCGGCGGTGCCGGAGGAAGGTTCTCGGCGTGGCGGCTGGCGGAGAGCATGCTTTTCGGAGTCAACTCGGCGATCGGGTACATGATTATGCTGGCGATCATGTCGTTTAACGGCGGAGTGTTCGTGGCCATCGTTGTGGGGCTGGCGATTGGTTACTTGGCGTTTCGGAGTGGGGACGATGACGTGGTGGGTGCGGTTGTGGAGACTGATAATCCGTGTGCGTGTGCTTAG
- the LOC126605345 gene encoding G-protein coupled receptor 1-like — translation MAATGQVAGGLTAYDREVLTAVNAGAASLSFVGSGFIVLCYVLFKELRKFSFKLVFYLALSDMLCSFFSMVGDPSRGFFCYLHGYSTHFFYVASFLWTTTIAFTLHRTVVRHKTDVEDMEAMFHLYVWGTSLVVTVVRSIGNNHSHLGTWCWSQSGRTGKALHLVTFYMPLWGAILYNGFTYFQVISMLKNARRMAAGMSDRTYQSDSRAEMKALNRWGYYPLILIGSWAFSTINRIHDFIEPSHKIFWLSVLDVGTAALMGLFNSIAYGLNSSVRRAIYERLDLFCPDRLKRWFPNGSKFRNQQQESELVALTNEDEH, via the exons ATGGCGGCGACGGGGCAAGTCGCCGGAGGTCTGACGGCGTACGATCGCGAAGTCTTGACGGCAGTTAACGCCGGAGCGGCGAGCCTATCGTTCGTCGGGTCGGGGTTCATCGTCCTCTGCTACGTCCTCTTCAAAGAGCTCCGCAAGTTCTCCTTCAAGCTCGTCTTCTACCTCGCGCTCTCC GATATGCTTTGTAGCTTCTTCAGCATGGTTGG GGATCCATCCAGAGGATTTTTCTGTTACTTGCACGGCTAcagtactcatttcttctatgTAGCGTCTTTCTTATGGACTACCACGATCGCTTTTACACTCCACCGCACAGTTGTTAGACACAAAACTGATGTTGAAGATATGGAGGCAATGTTTCATTTGTATGTTTGGG GGACTTCATTAGTTGTGACAGTTGTGCGCTCTATTGGGAATAACCATAGCCACCTAGGTACATGGTGTTGGTCACAATCAGGGCGTACTGGAAAG GCGCTTCACCTTGTAACATTTTATATGCCACTTTGGGGTGCAATTCTTTACAATGGTTTTACATATTTTCAAGTGATAAGCATGCTGAAGAATGCGAGACGT ATGGCCGCTGGCATGTCAGATCGGACTTACCAATCTGATTCTAGAGCAGAAATGAAG GCTTTGAACCGGTGGGGGTACTATCCGCTCATCCTGATAGGATCATGGGCTTTTAGCACAATCAACCGCATTCATGACTTTATTGAACCAAGTCATAAAATATTTTGGCTCTCAGTTCTTGATGTTGGGACAGCTGCACTCATG GGCCTGTTCAACTCCATAGCCTATGGCTTGAACTCCTCAGTGCGACGGGCAATATATGAAAGATTGGATTT GTTCTGTCCAGACAGGCTTAAAAGATGGTTCCCCAACGGTTCAAAGTTTAGGAACCAACAGCAAGAGAGTGAACTAGTGGCGCTGACAAATGAAGATGAGCACTAG
- the LOC126605349 gene encoding uncharacterized protein LOC126605349: MESAEAKRISEPDEEEVEVKCYCCGLTEECTPAYVATVKERHQDRWICGLCAEAIKDENSRSSRKISTEEAMKRHVSFCEEFRMSSPPAKPTEYLISAMKQLLRRTKDSQRRERLGGCRPGMVRSKSCFATVGKAQGD; the protein is encoded by the coding sequence ATGGAGTCGGCGGAGGCGAAACGGATTTCGGAGCCGGacgaggaggaggtggaggtgaaGTGCTACTGCTGCGGTTTGACGGAGGAGTGCACGCCGGCATACGTAGCGACGGTGAAGGAGAGGCACCAGGACCGGTGGATTTGCGGGCTCTGCGCTGAGGCGATCAAGGACGAGAACTCGAGGTCGTCGAGGAAGATCAGCACGGAGGAGGCGATGAAGCGGCACGTCAGCTTCTGCGAGGAGTTCCGGATGTCGAGTCCTCCGGCGAAGCCGACGGAATATCTTATATCCGCGATGAAGCAACTGTTGCGGCGGACTAAGGATTCGCAGAGGAGGGAGAGACTGGGTGGCTGCCGGCCGGGGATGGTGAGGTCAAAGAGCTGCTTTGCGACGGTGGGGAAGGCGCAGGGAGATTGA